The Syntrophorhabdaceae bacterium region TGCGCGGGCTATCGTATAATCTGTCTCGCCCGCTTGCGAGCGGACAACGCACGGTAGGACATCCCCTATACCCGCTCAGTTCTTTTCGCCTCGCTGTTGATTACCACGCCTATTCTTTGTGAGTCAAGCTAATTGCGGAAGTAAACCTTCCAGTCAAAAATGGGTTTTTTCGTCTGTGTCACGTTCATTTGTGGGTAGCCTCTCTCGGAAATATCAGCAAGAATCCTCGCCCCCCCCATTTATAATACGGGGATTGGGAACGCGATAATGCAACATCCAGACTGCGTTCTATCTCGTCTGATGGATCGGTAATAAACAGACGACTGTCGCGACGAAAGTAGAAGGAAATACGCCCCTGAGACCGGAAGCGGGAGGCCGACAGTCGAAAAGTTGATAAATAATGACCGCCGTATATTGACTGACAGGGAAAACGCGGTCAAGCGATGAAACCATCGATTACAACCGTTTGTCAGAAAACATTAGGAAACTTCCGAGGATTATTCTTGACAATAGGATTCGCCGATATAGACTTAACACAGAGACTGCCCGAAAAGGCGAAACATCGGATGACAAACTGACGGCAGCGTCGAGCGATCCCTTATGCTGCCTCTTCTTTCCCTTCACGCCTGGAAGGGTGGGGTGGGGGCCAACGAGAGGACAAAGATGGTTGACGTGCTTTCGCGTTACTGGTGGGCTTTCGTGGTCAGGGGGTTTTTCGCGATTCTCTTTGGTATCCTGGCCTATACTTGGCCGGGGATCACGCTCGCAGTACTTCTCATCTTCTTCGGTGCCTACGTCCTGATAGATGGAATCTTGCTGGTCATCAAGACCATAGCTCACTGGAGCGGAAAGGAGGAACGGTGGCTCCTTCTGCTTGAGGGGCTTCTGGGCATAGGAATCGGGATTATCACTTTTATTGTCCCCGGCGTTACGGCAATAGGGTTAGTTCTGTACATTGCTGTATGGAGCCTCGCGACAGGTGTCCTCGAGATCGCAGCAGCCGTTCGCCTGAGAAAAGAAATCAAAGGGGAAGCCTGGATGATTGTGAGCGGCATCGTTTCGATCCTCTTTGCCGTTCTCCTCATGATCTTCCCCGGGGTCGAGGCCTTGGGCCTGCTCTGGCTGATCGCCGTCTATGCGATCATCTTCGGGGTGGTACTTGTAATACTCGGATTCAAACTCCGCAGACACCGATCTCAACAGCACGTGGGGACATAGTAAACATCGCGTTCATTACATCTTTCTTGTGGGGGATAAGACATGACACCAGACAAAAAGGCCGAGTCAGAAAACAAGGTGACGGATAAGCTGCGCTCATTTTTCAGTGGCGAGGGTGGCCAGAGTGGCCAACCCAAGAAGGACGGTCTACCCCCCAAGACCCATTTCAGTATCTGGTACTTTGTGATCACCATGCTCCTCATCATATACCTCCAGCAATACTTTCTTTCCTCTAAGGTCGAGACCATCCAGTACAGCCAGTTCAAGCAGGAAGTGGCCCAGGGGAACGTCGAGAAAGTGACCATCGGTCCGGAGAATATCGTCGGGACCCTGAAAGCGAAAGACAAGAAACCGGCTCAGCAGTTCACCACCATCCGGGTGGACGATCCCAATCTGGCAAAGGATCTTGATGAGCACAACATAGATTATTCGGGGCAATATCAGAGCAAGTTGCTGGGCACTATCCTCTCCTGGGTCCTCCCCATCGGCATCATGCTTCTGATCTGGCGGTACGCCATGACCAAGATGGGACCTGGCGCGGGGGTCATGTCGTTCGCCAAGAGCAAGGCCAAGGTCTATGCGGAGAGCGAGACCAAGGTTAACTTCTCCGACGTGGCCGGCATCGACGAGGCCAAGGAGGAGCTCCAGGAAGTCGTTGAGTTCCTGAAAAGCCCCGAGAAGTTCCAGAGGCTTGGGGGTAAGATCCCGAAAGGCGTCCTCCTCGTAGGTGCGCCGGGAACCGGCAAGACCCTTCTCGCAAAGGCTGTTGCCGGAGAGGCACAAGTACCGTTCTTCAGCATCAGCGGATCTGAATTTGTCGAGATGTTCGTGGGAGTGGGCGCATCCCGTGTGCGCGACCTCTTCGCCCAGGCCACAAAGCAGGCACCCTGTATCATCTTCATCGACGAGCTCGATGCGCTGGGGAAGGCCCGGGGCATCAACGTGGTCGGCGGAAACGACGAACGAGAGCAGACACTCAACCAGCTTCTCGTGGAGATGGACGGATTTCAGTCGAACACGGGGGTCATCATCATGGCCGCCACCAACCGCCCGGAGATCTTGGATCCTGCTCTCCTGCGGCCGGGCAGGTTCGACCGGCAGGTCGTCATCGACCGTCCCGACGTGAACGGACGGGAAGCCATCCTCAAGATCCACTGTCGGCATGTTCTCCTGGGCCCGAATGTCGATTTGCGCAAGATCGCAGCCCTCACGCCCGGGTTTGTGGGTGCGGACCTCGCCAACCTCGTCAACGAGGCCGCCCTGCTCGCCGCTCGGAAAGATAAGGAGGCTGTGGGTCCGGAGGAATTCGATGAGGCCATCGACAGGGTGCTCGGAGGCTTGGAGAAAAAGAAGAGGGTTATGAACGTCGAAGAGAAGAAGATCGTAGCCTTTCACGAGTCCGGTCACGCGATCACGGCCGAATCCGTAGAATACGCAGACCCGGTGAACAAGATCTCCATCATCCCTCGGGGAGTAGCCGCCCTGGGCTACACGCAGCAGCGGCCCACCGAGGACCGATACCTTATGACGCGCCCAGCTCTGCTCGATCAGCTTGCGGTTCTTCTGGGCGGCAGGGTGGCGGAGGAGATCGTGTTCGGCGACATCTCCACAGGAGCCCAGAACGATTTGCAGCGAGCAACGGACATCGCCCGGGCCATGGTCACCGAGTACGGTATGAGCGACCAGCTCGGTCTCGTAACGTACGAGCGTCCCCGTCAGCCCATGTTCCTTCCGGACAGTTATGCTCCCTCCAAGACCTACAGCGAGACAAAGGCTACCCAGATCGACGAGGAAATCTCCAGAGTAATGGCCGAGGCCCACGAGAGGGTGCAGAAGATCCTGTCGGAACGCAAGAAGGTCCTCGATGAGTTGGCCCATCTCCTGATGGAAAAAGAAATCGTACAGGGGGAGGAACTAAGGAAAATGCTGTCGGCGCATGGACTGGGAAAAGCCCAGAAAGGGGCTACCTAATAACCATAGACGAAGAAATGGAGGTGATCTTATGAGTGCAGGCTCGCAATTACAACATGAGGTCTTGGCAGAGCTTGAGTATGAACCAACAGTGGATGCTTTAGCGATCGGCGTCACCATCGCCGATGGAATCGTGACTCTCAACGGTACGGTAAAGAGCCTCCCTGAAAAATGGGCAGCAGAGGAAGCTGCATTGCGGGTCGCCGGGGTTAAGGCGGTGGCGAACGAGATCGACGTGAAGCTCGTTCCCGGCGCCGAGCGAAGCGATGAAGACATAGCCCGGTCAGCTGTGAACGCCCTGGCGTGCAATATCTATGTTCCCGAGGACCGCATCAAGGTGAAAGTGGATCAAGGGTGGATGACCCTTGAGGGAACGGTGGAGCGGCACTACGAGAAGGAGGCTGCGGATAGTTCAGTTCGCCACACAGCGGGTGTGAGGGGGGTAACAAACCTGATACGTGTGGAGCCCCTCGTTGAGTCGACAAACGTGAAAGAAAGGATCGAGCAAGCGCTCAAGCGGAGCGCTGAGGTCGATGCGCAGCAGATTACCGTGGAGGCTGAAGGTGGCAAGGTTGTGCTCAAGGGAAACGTGAGCTCGTGGGCTGAGCGGAGACAGGCGGAGCGAGCCGCCTGGTCTGCACCGGGTGTGTCAGCGGTGGATAATCGGATCATGGTTAAAGCAACGCTCAGGCCGATTCTTTAGTGTCCGCCCAGAGAGGAGGACTGGCCGGACGAAACCTGCCTCTCGATGACTGATATGGCACTAAATCCTTAATACGAGCATTCGGCCATAAGTAGTTGTCAGGCATACGGTTCAATTTCAATCAGCCAATTTATTGCATCCTCAAAAGACGTGAAGGCCTTGATCCGAAAGCCTCGATTTTGGGCACAGAGGGCAAGGAACTTGGCGGAGTCGAAATCTGCGCTGGGGGAAAGAACAGCCGTCTTTACGCGGAAGGCCTGCAGAACTTTGCTGAGTTCAACTGCCAGATACCAGAGATCCATGATGGACATCCGTGACTGAGTCCTTCGAGTATCCACAAGTATGTGATAGCGATCCAGATGGGTTGCGGCTGAAGCGATCTCCAGCAGGAGTTTCTTGGTCGCTTCCAGGTCGAGTTCTCCGTCCGGGGTTGCCCTGATGAAGTCGTGGGCATGGATGATTCTGATATTCGTCGGCATGATCAGCTCCTCCTTTGCCTCTTGGCGCCTAAGAATTAATATTTATGAAGGCTCCTCAATTCGAGGAAGCGCTACATAGAATGTTGCACCGTGGCCAGGATTACCCTCGGCGCACACAGTGCCGCGGTGAAGAGTGGCGATCTTTTTTACGATGGCGAGGCCCATGCCGGTGCCCCTGAACTCTTCCTGGGAGTGGAGCCGTTGAAACGGATTGAACAGTCTGTCCATATACGCCGGATCGAAGCCCACCCCGTTATCTTTGATAAAGAAAACGTTATCCGTGGCTCTCTGGGTGCATCCTATTTCAATCACTCGCGTTGGTTCTTTACTCGTAAACTTGAAGGCGTTGGAAATAAGGTTGGTAAACATCTCATTGAGCATGTGTTCATCCCCGACACAATGAGGAAGAGGATTGATCATCACCTCTCCGTCGGGATAGAGTGCGCGGAACTCCCCGACAATCGACTCGACAAGTGCAGTCATGGATACGCGCCCGTGCTGGACCGCTTCTTTGCCCAACTTCGCGTAGGCCAGCAGATCGTTGATCAGCTGTTCGATCCTCTTCACGTTGGCCTGTATAATATCAGCTTGTTCGGTCAGCTTCTCATCAAATGAGCCCGCGTACGTTTTTTTGATTCTCTGGTAGACACCTTCGATAACCATGAGCGGCGTGCGCAGGTCATGGGAGACCATAGAATTGAAAGCTCCCAACTCCTCGTTCGCGTTTCTGAGATCCACAATCTTCTGCTCCAACTCTTGGTTGAGCCTCACGATCTCGAGCTCTGCCTTTTTTACGGCCGTGATGTCTCGCAGAACCGATAAAATGGCAGGTTGTCCCTTGTGCGTGGTTGCGACGACCGATGCCTGCAGTGTCCGTACCTCTCCGTCTGGTCTTTGGATCCTGTACTCGACGATGTTGTCCGGATGTTCACCCCTTTGCCTTGCAAGGACACGCTCCCTGACAGCATCCCGGTCTTCGGGAACTACGAACTGTTCAAGCGGGTGGCCCACGACCTCAGAATCGCTGGCAAGACCGTGGATGGCGAGAAAGGCTCTGTTGACAAAGACCCTCTCTGTGTTGACGGTAATCGCAACTCCGTCGGCAATGCTTTGGACAATTGCTGCGTACAACTCTTCGTTTTCGAAGAGTGTCGAATCCTTTTTCGGTTTATTGCTCACAGACGAGCGGGGAACATTGTATCGGGACCGAGAACCTTGACTAAGCCTCATCTGTCACCCCCTCAGCGGATGAGAAAAGCTAAGAACAATTAAGGCCACTGCAACATGAAGGAACGTCTCGCACGACTATGTGGCCATGGCTCATTCTTTCGTCTACTGTGTAGAGATATCAGAGCCTTCTTCTCTTGGTTCGGTCATTCGTTTTGAATAGTATCCTTGTCGGAAGTGACCTGTCAATGATTTTGTGTCGGGTTACCGGTGACTGGCCCCCCATAACTGGCATGGACGTTGAGTCATATCGAAACTCCAAGATCAGGACTTTCTACAATTTCGTATTCGGGGTGCCCTGGTGGAGTATCAATGGAAAGAAGAGATTTTGATAATGGGCTGTCTAAAACATAATCAGGCTGGAAATCGGTTAACAACTTCTCATGGGGCAGCGCGTCCATCCGAATTATTCTCAACGGGCGTTTCAATCCCGAGGCCGTGTCTTCTTTCCAAAATGGAACAAGCCGCATTTTGTTGTGATAGATTATTGTATCGCAGGCAACAACCAATAGAAGAAGACAAGCAAAGACAGCACGGAATCATATCGCCGTATCTGTTTGTGAATCCGCAAGGACATAAAAAGGGTCGTCACTATACTTTGAAAATCCTCGAGAAGATATGGGACCGAGCGGCGGAAGCGGTTGGTGAAGATATCGGTCTATATCAGGGAACCAAGCATAGCACGGCAAGCCAGTTGATAAACGAACGGGGTTTCAGTCAGAGCGAATTGCAGATGGCGGGAGACTGGTCGCGGCTGGAATCGGTGAAGAAATATGGCAAACTAGAGGTGTCAGCGAGGAAGACATTGCTCGAAGGAAAAATCGTTTCATTCGGCACGAAATCGGAACTAAATCAAAATTCCAAAAGCTAATAATATCAATAAGTTAGAAGCGGAGAGGGTGGGATTCGAACCAAACACCACCGTTGTAAACCGTTGCCTGTGGCCATTCTATAAAACAGCCTCATACCGAACTCATACTATCACCCGTAAAATTGGGGTCCAAATTCACCCTTTATTGAGGGAAACATCTCTTATAATTTCACCAAGGGGTATAGTGTATAGTCGCTACAGACGTAACTTACGTAACCGACGTAACCCATATCCATAGATGAGCCACCATCAACGGTTTGGGGTATATGGGTTGTTCTAAAAAAGACGTAACTGGAATGTAACCGACGTAACCCTTGCCAGGGGTCGATGCCACATTGAAGCCTTTCCCGGGCCCTCATGAGACGGTCCGGGCTCCGGAGTACGGCAGCTCGTCGGCTCAGAATTTATGAAAAAACTATAAGAGGTGGAAAAACAATGAGGTATTGTGGTGTCAGTGGAGGCCTTACTTTGTTTCGGCTTTTAGCTTGTCGACGTACCTGGCCAGCTCTTCCTCAGCGAACATGGTTTTTTTTCCCTGCTTGAAAGGCTTTATTTTGCGCGATTTTATGAGGGAATAGAGATTTGGCCGGGATATCTTCAAATATTTCAGTACTTCGTTCACCGTGTAGATGTTGGGTAGTGTCATATCAATTATTATACCATACAGTATTTTATTGTCAACTATTATTAAAATAGTCTTGACAATTAACTATATTGTACTATAATATACAGTAATTATCAGTACCGCACTTTAAGGATTAGGAGGAAAGCCCCATGGAACTACCGGATTTTGATAGCATGAACCTGGATGCCCTCCGTGAGCAGACCATGGTGTTTCTCCGGTCTATACGGGATAGGGACAGGATGTGCGCCCTTTGTGTCATCGCTTTTGCTCACGCGCATAACGAGAGACGCGACTTGTGCGGGCCGGAAAGAAAGAAATATGACGAAGCACTGAAGAAACAAACGAAAGGGAGCAACCCAGCCTTGCATCTCGTTAAGCCAGGCGCGGCGGAAAGATAGGACCTCGATAAAAATAGGAGGAATGGGCCCATGATGGAATCACCGGATTACCAGAACATGACCACGGACCAGATCAGGGATCAGGCTATAGTGTTTCTCAAGGGCCTACACGAAAGAGGCGATATAAAAGCCCTGTGCGTAACGGCCTTCACGTACTTCATAAATCAACAGGCTGAACACGAAGGGATAGAAAACCTGCAAAAACCGGCGAAGCAAGGCGCACAGCGAGGGCTTAGGTTAGTTAAGCCCCAAAGCTGAATACCAATAAAAAGGAGGAAAATACAATGGACACCAAGACGAAAGGCATTAAGGACACAAAGGCCGCCGAGGACCATGAGAAGTCCGAGGCCTCCGGGACGATTGAAGAGGAAAACAGTCCCTACGAAGAGGAGGTTGCCGCAGAAAAAGTGAAATTTCGTAAAATGTCCGGGTTTGATCAGAGAGACTATGTCCTTCACACCACCGCCATGCTATCTTTTCTCGCCGACACCTCGAAGCTCATTTACTCAAGGGAGGACGGAATAGTCGCCAGTGATGAACAGTGTCTTGGTATCTACCTATTGTTTGGCCACGTGAAAACAAGGGTCAGAGCTTTAGAGGCAGCATTTGAATAAGCGACACGAAAAGAAGATTCCGGGCGCCCAGACGAATCTTGCGGCCAAGGAGCTCGCCGAGGCATTGAGGTTCGTCCGGGGCCATAGGGGATCTTGCCTGTCACCGAGGGAGCGGGCCATTCTGAATGGCATTTATTACCGCGTGAAGCGTGCTCACATTTTCTTAACGGCAGATGATGACCAACTGGAACGATCATTATCGGAGGCCAGGAACAGGCCTCTTTATACAGACGAGGAGCTTCTGGAACACGCGCAGATCTCTGAGGCGGAGAAGGCGGCCATGTTGAAGATGCCGAAAAGGTAATGTTGGTGTGGCCGCCATCGCTCCTGACAAGCGCAGCGCATGCGTCCCACGCGTTAGAACGGACCCGCCGCGGTCTTTGTGCAGGGGAGTCCCTAAAAAGGCATCCAGAGCAAATTTTATAGACATACGGGCCGAAAGACGATAGCATAATTTCCAAGGATAGTGCCGGCCGCACGAAAAGGGAGCTTCTCCGGCTCCCCTTCCTTGACTGAGGATCTGGAGAAACCACGCGGAGAGTGGAAATGGACAGGGAAATACATACATTCTTAGAGTTCCACGAATCCCTTTTTGAAAGCTTCCATTGGTGTCCTATATATGGCAAGATCCCATGGTTCAACTATGAACCAAATTCTTCCATCTATCAGTGTTGTGATCTGATTCAGCGAGCTCGCTCGCTTCTGGAACGAGAAAACTATTTTTATATGAATCCCCCGATCGACTTCGTCTATTCTCCGCAACCGTGCAAGGCTTGTGAGCACCGCTCATCATGCACGGGACTCCCGTACTGTGAGACGTGGAGTAAATGGGAAA contains the following coding sequences:
- a CDS encoding ATP-binding protein, producing MRLSQGSRSRYNVPRSSVSNKPKKDSTLFENEELYAAIVQSIADGVAITVNTERVFVNRAFLAIHGLASDSEVVGHPLEQFVVPEDRDAVRERVLARQRGEHPDNIVEYRIQRPDGEVRTLQASVVATTHKGQPAILSVLRDITAVKKAELEIVRLNQELEQKIVDLRNANEELGAFNSMVSHDLRTPLMVIEGVYQRIKKTYAGSFDEKLTEQADIIQANVKRIEQLINDLLAYAKLGKEAVQHGRVSMTALVESIVGEFRALYPDGEVMINPLPHCVGDEHMLNEMFTNLISNAFKFTSKEPTRVIEIGCTQRATDNVFFIKDNGVGFDPAYMDRLFNPFQRLHSQEEFRGTGMGLAIVKKIATLHRGTVCAEGNPGHGATFYVALPRIEEPS
- a CDS encoding helix-turn-helix domain-containing protein, coding for MTLPNIYTVNEVLKYLKISRPNLYSLIKSRKIKPFKQGKKTMFAEEELARYVDKLKAETK
- the ftsH gene encoding ATP-dependent zinc metalloprotease FtsH yields the protein MTPDKKAESENKVTDKLRSFFSGEGGQSGQPKKDGLPPKTHFSIWYFVITMLLIIYLQQYFLSSKVETIQYSQFKQEVAQGNVEKVTIGPENIVGTLKAKDKKPAQQFTTIRVDDPNLAKDLDEHNIDYSGQYQSKLLGTILSWVLPIGIMLLIWRYAMTKMGPGAGVMSFAKSKAKVYAESETKVNFSDVAGIDEAKEELQEVVEFLKSPEKFQRLGGKIPKGVLLVGAPGTGKTLLAKAVAGEAQVPFFSISGSEFVEMFVGVGASRVRDLFAQATKQAPCIIFIDELDALGKARGINVVGGNDEREQTLNQLLVEMDGFQSNTGVIIMAATNRPEILDPALLRPGRFDRQVVIDRPDVNGREAILKIHCRHVLLGPNVDLRKIAALTPGFVGADLANLVNEAALLAARKDKEAVGPEEFDEAIDRVLGGLEKKKRVMNVEEKKIVAFHESGHAITAESVEYADPVNKISIIPRGVAALGYTQQRPTEDRYLMTRPALLDQLAVLLGGRVAEEIVFGDISTGAQNDLQRATDIARAMVTEYGMSDQLGLVTYERPRQPMFLPDSYAPSKTYSETKATQIDEEISRVMAEAHERVQKILSERKKVLDELAHLLMEKEIVQGEELRKMLSAHGLGKAQKGAT
- a CDS encoding BON domain-containing protein — protein: MSAGSQLQHEVLAELEYEPTVDALAIGVTIADGIVTLNGTVKSLPEKWAAEEAALRVAGVKAVANEIDVKLVPGAERSDEDIARSAVNALACNIYVPEDRIKVKVDQGWMTLEGTVERHYEKEAADSSVRHTAGVRGVTNLIRVEPLVESTNVKERIEQALKRSAEVDAQQITVEAEGGKVVLKGNVSSWAERRQAERAAWSAPGVSAVDNRIMVKATLRPIL
- a CDS encoding HdeD family acid-resistance protein, producing the protein MLPLLSLHAWKGGVGANERTKMVDVLSRYWWAFVVRGFFAILFGILAYTWPGITLAVLLIFFGAYVLIDGILLVIKTIAHWSGKEERWLLLLEGLLGIGIGIITFIVPGVTAIGLVLYIAVWSLATGVLEIAAAVRLRKEIKGEAWMIVSGIVSILFAVLLMIFPGVEALGLLWLIAVYAIIFGVVLVILGFKLRRHRSQQHVGT